TAAATATATTAAATGTCAATATTCTTTCTACTTACTACTTTATACTTTATACTATCCCCATGTCTGGTCATTCCAAATGGTCACAAATCAAACGACAAAAAGGCGCAACCGATGCCAAGAAAAGCCAAATCTTCGGCAAACTTTCACGACTCATTTCAACAAATGTGAAATTGGCTCATGGAGATCGTAACGCACCATCAGTTCGAGCTGTTATAGAGAAAGCCCAAATGGCAAATATGCCGAAAGACACAATCGAGCGAGCGATCCTTAAAGCCCCTGAAACCAAAGACATGGAATACATCACCTATGAAGCATATGGCCCCGGCGGCGTTGGGATCATGGTTGAGACATTGACCGACAACCGCAATCGCACAGCACAAGAAATCAAGCATATTTTTTCAAATCATACGTTCGCACTTGCGGGCATCGGATCTGTTACCTGGGCATTCGTAAAAGAAGACGGAGAACTAAAAGCAACAACAACTATTGCCCTATCTGATAAAGATACCACCATCCTTGAAACACTAGTTGAAGAGCTAGAAGCTAATGAAGATGTACAACATGTCTACACCAATGCCGAATAATAAAATAATTTTAGGCATTGACCCAGGTTATGACCGGATTGGTGTAGCTATACTTGAAGGTAGTAAAAACTTACTTTACTCAGATTGTATTACGACAAACCCAAAAGATACTTTTTGTGATCGTCTGGTTATGCTCGGCAATGATGTTGAGAAACTTATTAAAAAATACAAACCTAAATTACTCTCGATTGAGAAACTTTTCTTTACCACCAATCAGAAAACTGCCATGCAGGTAGCTGAGGCAAGAGGGACGATTATGTATCTCGCCCGGCAAAATGGCTTGGAAATTATGGAGTTTACACCAATGGAAATCAAAGTCGCAGTTACTGGTTATGGTAAAGCATCCAAAGAAAACGTACACGATATGGTAAGAAAATTAATAGATGTTCCAATAAAAAAGACTTTCGATGATGAAATAGATGCCATAGCGATAGCACTCACCGGCGAGACATGTCAACAGTCATACAAGCGAGGTAAATAGTTTTCCACAGTATTGGTATTTTTGTCTTGCAAAGATAAACAACTTTTGTTAAAACTATCGCATACACAAAAGGTGTACTATATTCATTTTATTTTTTTGTAACAAATATGTACGAAGAAGAAGAATTGATTGGTTTGGAATTAGGAGAGGAAGAAGATCCACTAGCAGATGATATCGATTCAGATCTTGAGCCTTTAGCCGACGATGCTGTTGGCGTACCAGAAGAAGAGGAGGAAGAGGCAGGATACTAGTAAAAACACCCCATGATGGGGTGTTTTTACTAGTCTGTGACGAGTTTTATAAAACGGTGTTTGCCGATACGAATCACGAGGCTCTCAACAATTGGCATCTTGGGATCAGTGACGATAGTCTCCTTTTCGCCATTACCCATCACTATCTTGATTGCATTTTGGGTAACAAGTCTTGCAAACTCTGATTTTGATTCAATGATCCCTTTGTCTAATAGAAAATCAACGAGTGGCGTACCCCGTGTAACGATATGTTCTGGTATATGATCAGGCATTTCCTTTTTCTGAAATGTATTTATGAAAAAAGTTTCAGCACCATTCGCCTTCTGTTCACCATGATAGATAGCCACAATTTCCCGCGCTAGTCTCATTTTAAGATCCTTAGGATTTAAGTTGGTATCAGTAAGTTTTGTTTTTATCTCATCGATTTCATTAAGGGGTGTAAAAGTAGCTAGTTCAAAATAATTTGCAATTGATGCGTCCGGTATCGACATAACTTTGCCGTACATATCTTCTGGTGTATCAGTAATCGCAATATAATTATCAAGACTTTTCGACATTTTTTCTTTACCATCAGTGCCGACAAGGAGATCGCAAGCAAGAACTGCCTGCTCTGGTTGACCATTAGCTTTCATGACATCACGACCCATAAGCATGTTGAATGTTTGATCAGTGCCACCAATTTCCAAATCGCAGGTGGTATATATTCGCGCAAGTGCAAATGAGTCAATACCCTGAAGCACTGGGTAGAGCATTTCATGCATATAGAGTTCCCGACCATCATCTATCCTCTTTTGAAACATGTCCCGTTCAATAAGTCGCGCATGAGTAACATGTTTGAGTGTCCACAATAATCCCCGGAGTGTAATGGCAACGATGTTATCTGTATTATGAAGATGGGTTATTTGCATTCGCGTCTTTTCAAATAAGACGGATTTACCAATAAATGAATTTGGTGCAAATGGCACACTCATTTTTTTGTGCTCACTATCTTCTACATCAAGCGATATAGCAGTATCTTCTGATGGAGCAATGTCAGTAATACCAAAAAACCAATCAGAATTTCTGATCCAAGAAAATAATTCTGGATCAATCGTGAGAATATTGCCTACTTGATCCAAGTACGTTTGCATGTTTATTTCAACTTCCTTTTGATCCATTTCTGGTCGTATTTTATCTTTTCCGGTCGGATCACCAATTCGCGCAGTAAAATCCCCAATAAGAAAAATAACTTTACAACCCATGTCTTGGAATTTTCGCAATTTTCTAAGTACAACAGCATGACCCAAATGTATATCAGGGCGTGTAGGATCAACGCCAAATTTAATGACAACTTTTTCTGGAGTTTCTAAAATTTTCTTTTTAAACGATCCTTCTGGATCAATGAAAGAGCCCACGCCGCGGGAAAGGAGTTCATCTATTTCTTTTTCAGTTGGCTTTGCCATAGTGAGAGCCTAGCATATTTTGGCTATTTTGTCCTTATACAGTCTGCTCGTATGGTAGAATAAAGCTCTATGAAATTAACGAAAAAAGAGAGGCACTTTCTACGGAGCACAGCGCTTGTAACACTTTCTGCGGTAGTACTTATCTTATCAGCTGCTTTTATTTGGGTAGCAACACTGCAAGTCCCTGATTTCCGAGCATTTGAAGATAGAAAAATTTCAAATTCAACAAAAATATATGACAAGACCGGTCTTGTTCTACTTTATGATGTCCATCATGACTATAAACGGACAGAGATTCAACCTGAAGCCATGGGTACTAACATTAAAAATGCTACCGTCGCAATTGAAGATGCTGAATTCTACCAGCATAAAGGTATCCGCATCACTTCCATTATACGTGCTGTGCTCATAAACCTCGCCCATGGAGAATTTTCCCAAGGCGGATCGACGATTACCCAGCAAATAGTCAAAAATACACTTCTCACCAAAGAAAAGACAATTACACGCAAATTTAAAGAGTGGATTCTGGCGCTTAAACTTGAACGAACAATGACAAAGGAGGAAATACTCACGATTTATCTCAATGACAATCCGTATGGTGGCAGTATTTATGGTATTGAAGAAGCTTCAGTTACATACTTTGGTAAACACCCCATAGATCTTACCCTCGCTGAGGCAGCTTATTTGGCTGCTATACCTAAAGCCCCGAGTTATTATTCCCCTTTTGGTAAAAATCTTGATAAATTAGAGGAAAGGAAAAATCTTGTTTTGAGTCGCATGGATGACTTGCATTTTATTACACCAGAAGAGTACGCCGCAGCAAAAGCGGAAGCGGTTGTATTTTTACCACAAGAGCCTACTGGTATTAAAGCGCCACACTTTGTATTTTTTATTAAAGACTACTTAGTTCAAAAATATGGTGAAGATGTTGTTGAAAATGGAGGACTCAAAGTTGTCACAACGCTTGATTGGGATTTACAATCAAAAGCGGAAGAAATAGTTAAACGGAATGCGCTACTAAATGAGAAAAATTGGAATGCAACGAATGCTAGCATGGTTGCTATTGATGCAAAAACTGGACAAATAATTACTATGGTTGGTTCCAGAGATTATTTTGATAAAGCAATTGATGGCAATTTTAATATTGCAACAGCAAAACGTCAGCCAGGGTCTTCATTTAAACCGTTTGTGTACGCAACTGCATTTAACAAAGGCTACACTCCTAATACCGTCGTCTTTGATGTACCAACAGAATTTCAGAGCAGTTGTGATCCATATGGTAATGCCTATCCTGGACACTCTCAAAATGACTGCTACAGCCCATCAAACTATGACAACAAGTATGTTGGTCCTATCAATCTTCGAAATGCACTTGCTCAGTCTCGAAACATACCTGCTGTTAAGGTATTATATTTAGCGGGAATTAAAGATGCAATAACCGTTGCTAGAAATATGGGCATTAGTACTCTTACCGATGCTTCAGTCTATGGTCTTACACTTGTGCTCGGAGGTGGTGAGGTTAGTTTACTCGATATGACATCCGCCTACAGTACATTTGCTACAGCGGGTATTCATCATGATCCAACTGGTATTATTAGTGTCACAGATGAAGATGGTGTAACTCTTGAAACATATACTGATTCTTCAAAAACCGCGATTCCTAAAAATACTGCACTTATGATTTCTGATATCCTATCTGACAACACTGCTCGCACGCCGCTTTTTGGAGCTAATTCATTTTTGTATTTTCCTGGACACGAAGTTGCAGGCAAAACTGGTACAACTAATAATAATAAAGATGCGTGGCTCTTGGGATACACACCTGATGTTGCACTCGGTGTATGGTCTGGCAATAATGACAACAAACCGATGAAAAAAGGTTCAGCTATTGATGGACCTATGTGGAATGAATTCATGAAATTATTACTTGCTAAATATCCAAACTCTTCGTTTGAAAAGCCACTCATCAATACGGACCCATCACTAAAGCCAATACTGCGCGGGGTGTGGCAGGGAAATCAAAGTGTTGTTATAGATACTGTTTCTGGAAAACTAGCCACTGAATTAACCCCACCAGAAACGAGGAAAGAACTTGTGGTTACTGATGTTCATTCAATACTTTATTGGGTAAATAAAAATGATCCATTAGGACCCCCACCCGCTAACCCTGCTAGTGATCCAGAGTTTGATCATTTTGAAACAACTGTGCAAAACTGGTGGAATGCGAATAAATTTGCATACCCAAGCATTGCACCAAGTATGATTCCAACACTCATTGACGATGTTCATACTCTAGAACACATACCAACCGCCATACTCAATAGCCCTTCAGAAACAGTTCTCTATGGAGCAGTCAACCCTATTACTGTTGCATTGCTTTATCAAGGCTTCTATCCATTTCAAAAAATGGATATTTACGCTAATGATCAATATATAGGTACAACTTCATCACATACATATACCTTTGTACCAAATGAATTAAATACGACTAGTTCTATAAATAATCTAAAAGTTATCGTCTATGATAGCGTCTACAACCAGCAAATACTAAACTCAACCTTTAGTATTAATTAACGAATATCAATTATTGGAGATGTTTCAAACACTTCATTAATTTCTTTCAGTATAGTATCTTTTTTTAAAAAAAGTTGGCTTTTTATGATTGGTTTTATAGAAAGATATACCACATTATTAGTGATGGTAATTTGATCAATAGAAATATTTTCCGCTACTGCTTTCGATAATATAGAAGCTACCGCATCAAATGATTTCTTTTTTTTAAAAGTTTTACCTAATGATGTAAGTAATAATTCTTTAACTGTCTTCATATACTATCTATTCATGGGCATAATGAGATAACGAAATGTTGCATCTGACCCACCTTTGAGTATTAATGGTTTATTTATTCCATTAAAATTAAGTGTAATACTATCAGCACTTATTGACTGGAAACAATCAATAATATACTTATAATTAAAACTAATCGTTATAGGTTCTCCTTCTAGTGCCCCTTCAACCATAGTCTTATTTTCACCCACATCATTGTTTTTTGTTGCTAGGAAAAAAGCTTTTTGTACTGGATCAATAGTAAAAGTAATCTGATTAAACTTATCAGAGAAAATATTTGCTATTTTCAAAGCCCTTATAAAATCTTCTTTCAAAACAACGACACTAGTTGTTGTTTCTTTGGGAATAATTTGTTTATAATCAGGAAAAATTGCATCAATAATACGTGAAGTAAGATATATTCCACCATATGCTATAGCTAGTTGGTTTTTACTTGCAGTAATAGTTATATCATCATTTATTTCTTCAAAAATTCTTATTATTTCGATTATATTTTTATAAGGTATAAGAATGCCTGGAAATTCGGTATCATGGGAAATTTTTATTTTCTTTTCAGCAAGTCTAAAGGAATCAGTAGCCACAAAACTAAGTACGTCTGCGTCAGTATATATATAAATACTGGCAATTTCAGGTTTTATATCTGATATTGATGAACTATAATAAACTGATTTAATCCCTTCAATAAATTTCTTACACGAAATATGATGCTGTGCCCCCTCAACGATAGGTATTGTGGGAAAATCTTCATACGAGGCAGTCTTTATTCTAGAAAAATTATTTTTACTTGTACAGACTAAACTATCATTTTCAATAGTTAGGGTAATATTTTTTGTATCCGTTATTGTCGCTAAAAACCGTGACAACACATCACCTTTAATTGCAACAACACCTTCTTTTTCAACTGTAGCTGGAATTTCAACCTCAATACCTAAACTTAAATTAGTAGAACGTAATTTTATTGATTTTCCTGAAGCAATAAGTAATATACTTCCTAAGATAGGAAGTGATAAATTTTTCCCAGTAATTCTTTCTGCATATGTAATACCTCGTAATAATTTTTCAACTGAACATTCTAGTTTCATAGTAGTAGTATTTATTTTATATAAAATTAATTATTACTATTAGTCCTGTGGATATGTGGATTACTATATATAGTCATATATACAAGCCTATTTACCGAAATAATATTTTTTACTAACTGCGATTGTATGGTTTTATTTTTCATAACTATACTTTTTCTTTTAATTTTTTTATTTATACACAGTCTACACATTTCTATCCACACGTTATTATTATTTGAACATACCGCGTATCTGTTCAAGTTCTTGGGATAAATTTGGGTTTCTTTTTAAATCCTCTTTAATTTTTAAAAATGAATGTATAACAGTTGTGTGATCTTTGCCACCAAGTTTCTGTCCTATGAGTGGATATGAAACATTAAAATCCTCACGGAGAATATACATAATCATTTGCCTCGCGTGCACGATCTCTTTGCGTCGGGTTTTTTCATATATAGAAGATTCATCAATATTATAAAATGTGGAAATAATGTGTACTACTTCATCAATAGAAACATTTTTCTTTGGTTTGATATTATTTTTAATAAGACCTTTGACCTCACTCATTGAAATATCCTTATTTTTCAACCTTGTTTGACAAATAATAGCATTTAAACTTCCCTCGAGTTCTCGGATACTGCCGCTTATAACTGCTGCTGTATATTCTAAAACCTCATCAGAAATTTCAATTTTTTGTTCTTGCAGTTTTGTTCTGAGTATTGCTAACCTTGATTCATAATCAGGCTCAGTAATATCTACTATCATGCCAGCCGAGAATCTAGATTTTAATCGGTCTTCAAGACCGGGGATATAATTGGGATGTTTATCTGAAGAAAAAATTATTTGACGGTTACTTTCATAGAAAGTATTGAATGTATGAAATAATTCTTCTTGTGTTTTCTCCATTTTCCCTACAAATTGGATATCATCGATGATTAGCACATCGTATTTTCTATATTTTTCTTTAAAATTATTTGCTTTATTTGTTTGAAAAGAATTAATTAGGTCTGTTGCAAACTTTTCAAGGGTAATATAATGCACTTTTTTATCTGGATACTTTGTTTTAATAGCATTACCCACACCTTGAATCAGATGTGT
The Candidatus Nomurabacteria bacterium genome window above contains:
- a CDS encoding YebC/PmpR family DNA-binding transcriptional regulator; the encoded protein is MSGHSKWSQIKRQKGATDAKKSQIFGKLSRLISTNVKLAHGDRNAPSVRAVIEKAQMANMPKDTIERAILKAPETKDMEYITYEAYGPGGVGIMVETLTDNRNRTAQEIKHIFSNHTFALAGIGSVTWAFVKEDGELKATTTIALSDKDTTILETLVEELEANEDVQHVYTNAE
- the ruvC gene encoding crossover junction endodeoxyribonuclease RuvC; the protein is MSTPMPNNKIILGIDPGYDRIGVAILEGSKNLLYSDCITTNPKDTFCDRLVMLGNDVEKLIKKYKPKLLSIEKLFFTTNQKTAMQVAEARGTIMYLARQNGLEIMEFTPMEIKVAVTGYGKASKENVHDMVRKLIDVPIKKTFDDEIDAIAIALTGETCQQSYKRGK
- the tyrS gene encoding tyrosine--tRNA ligase; translated protein: MAKPTEKEIDELLSRGVGSFIDPEGSFKKKILETPEKVVIKFGVDPTRPDIHLGHAVVLRKLRKFQDMGCKVIFLIGDFTARIGDPTGKDKIRPEMDQKEVEINMQTYLDQVGNILTIDPELFSWIRNSDWFFGITDIAPSEDTAISLDVEDSEHKKMSVPFAPNSFIGKSVLFEKTRMQITHLHNTDNIVAITLRGLLWTLKHVTHARLIERDMFQKRIDDGRELYMHEMLYPVLQGIDSFALARIYTTCDLEIGGTDQTFNMLMGRDVMKANGQPEQAVLACDLLVGTDGKEKMSKSLDNYIAITDTPEDMYGKVMSIPDASIANYFELATFTPLNEIDEIKTKLTDTNLNPKDLKMRLAREIVAIYHGEQKANGAETFFINTFQKKEMPDHIPEHIVTRGTPLVDFLLDKGIIESKSEFARLVTQNAIKIVMGNGEKETIVTDPKMPIVESLVIRIGKHRFIKLVTD
- a CDS encoding PBP1A family penicillin-binding protein, which encodes MKLTKKERHFLRSTALVTLSAVVLILSAAFIWVATLQVPDFRAFEDRKISNSTKIYDKTGLVLLYDVHHDYKRTEIQPEAMGTNIKNATVAIEDAEFYQHKGIRITSIIRAVLINLAHGEFSQGGSTITQQIVKNTLLTKEKTITRKFKEWILALKLERTMTKEEILTIYLNDNPYGGSIYGIEEASVTYFGKHPIDLTLAEAAYLAAIPKAPSYYSPFGKNLDKLEERKNLVLSRMDDLHFITPEEYAAAKAEAVVFLPQEPTGIKAPHFVFFIKDYLVQKYGEDVVENGGLKVVTTLDWDLQSKAEEIVKRNALLNEKNWNATNASMVAIDAKTGQIITMVGSRDYFDKAIDGNFNIATAKRQPGSSFKPFVYATAFNKGYTPNTVVFDVPTEFQSSCDPYGNAYPGHSQNDCYSPSNYDNKYVGPINLRNALAQSRNIPAVKVLYLAGIKDAITVARNMGISTLTDASVYGLTLVLGGGEVSLLDMTSAYSTFATAGIHHDPTGIISVTDEDGVTLETYTDSSKTAIPKNTALMISDILSDNTARTPLFGANSFLYFPGHEVAGKTGTTNNNKDAWLLGYTPDVALGVWSGNNDNKPMKKGSAIDGPMWNEFMKLLLAKYPNSSFEKPLINTDPSLKPILRGVWQGNQSVVIDTVSGKLATELTPPETRKELVVTDVHSILYWVNKNDPLGPPPANPASDPEFDHFETTVQNWWNANKFAYPSIAPSMIPTLIDDVHTLEHIPTAILNSPSETVLYGAVNPITVALLYQGFYPFQKMDIYANDQYIGTTSSHTYTFVPNELNTTSSINNLKVIVYDSVYNQQILNSTFSIN
- the dnaN gene encoding DNA polymerase III subunit beta, which codes for MKLECSVEKLLRGITYAERITGKNLSLPILGSILLIASGKSIKLRSTNLSLGIEVEIPATVEKEGVVAIKGDVLSRFLATITDTKNITLTIENDSLVCTSKNNFSRIKTASYEDFPTIPIVEGAQHHISCKKFIEGIKSVYYSSSISDIKPEIASIYIYTDADVLSFVATDSFRLAEKKIKISHDTEFPGILIPYKNIIEIIRIFEEINDDITITASKNQLAIAYGGIYLTSRIIDAIFPDYKQIIPKETTTSVVVLKEDFIRALKIANIFSDKFNQITFTIDPVQKAFFLATKNNDVGENKTMVEGALEGEPITISFNYKYIIDCFQSISADSITLNFNGINKPLILKGGSDATFRYLIMPMNR
- the dnaA gene encoding chromosomal replication initiator protein DnaA, which codes for MQDTKQLWEQCLGDIEQAVSRANYSTWFKNTTITRQENGTACIGVPNEFVKDWLCNKYHKLILKTLMQYSENVRAVEYTITRYDIKPKEEVSIEQKSFINKELPLQDLYINKEDNLNPRYIFESFIVGSFNELAFAAAQAIVSKPGASYNPFFIYGGTGLGKTHLIQGVGNAIKTKYPDKKVHYITLEKFATDLINSFQTNKANNFKEKYRKYDVLIIDDIQFVGKMEKTQEELFHTFNTFYESNRQIIFSSDKHPNYIPGLEDRLKSRFSAGMIVDITEPDYESRLAILRTKLQEQKIEISDEVLEYTAAVISGSIRELEGSLNAIICQTRLKNKDISMSEVKGLIKNNIKPKKNVSIDEVVHIISTFYNIDESSIYEKTRRKEIVHARQMIMYILREDFNVSYPLIGQKLGGKDHTTVIHSFLKIKEDLKRNPNLSQELEQIRGMFK